In the genome of Palaemon carinicauda isolate YSFRI2023 chromosome 15, ASM3689809v2, whole genome shotgun sequence, one region contains:
- the LOC137653982 gene encoding uncharacterized protein — translation MIILLQKEYFPEEYKALEKGGKVSKLTLLVQSNLFLEEGIIRCRGRLEHVAQAAEIRFSILLPKSCFLTKLTVREHHCLQAHMGVNATVASVRQEYWVPQLRQLSKSVIHHCVICKKTQGRPYRVNIAPPLPEFRVQRKQPFSVTGVDYTGALLTKEKQQNPEKAYIVLFTCPVTRGIHIELVKDLSCDSFLMVFRKFCSRRGFPSLMLSDNATTFVSTSVYLKNMAESSLVQEHLNAIECKWKFIPTRAPWFGAIWERLIGLLKTCLKKVIGQAFLSFSKLSYVVTELEAIINDRPLSYMEMEVHTNQSTLVWSYMGKIDWSFENLSKESNRSGLSQL, via the coding sequence atgattatcctctTACAAAAGGAATACTTTCCGGAAGAATATAAAGCTTTGGAAAAAGGGGGTAAAGTTTCAAAATTGACCTTATTAGTACAATCGAATCTCTTCTTGGAAGAAGGAATTATAAGATGCAGAGGAAGATTGGAACATGTCGCACAGGCGGCGGAAATAAGATTCTCAATCTTACTGCCGAAAAGTTGTTTTCTCACAAAATTGACAGTAAGGGAGCATCACTGTTTACAAGCTCACATGGGAGTAAATGCAACCGTGGCAAGTGTGAGACAGGAATATTGGGTCCCACAGCTTCGCCAATTATCCAAAAGTGTAATTCATCATTGTGTAATCTGTAAGAAAACACAAGGGAGACCCTACCGTGTAAATATTGCTCCACCATTGCCAGAATTTCGGGTGCAGAGAAAACAACCCTTTAGCGTTACGGGGGTAGATTATACAGGAGCATTGTTAACTAAGGAGAAACAGCAAAATCCTGAAAAGGCCTATATTGTGTTGTTTACTTGTCCAGTTACTAGGGGAATCCATATCGAATTAGTAAAAGATCTGTCCTGCGATTCATTTCTTATGGTGTTTCGAAAGTTTTGTAGCCGTCGGGGATTTCCTTCTTTGATGCTAAGTGACAATGCTACTACCTTTGTATCGActtcagtttatttgaaaaacatggcagaaagttccttagtgcaagaacacctgaatgctatcgaatgtaaatggaagttcataccaaccagagcaccttggtttggagctATATGGGAAAGATTGATTGGTCTTTTGAAAACCTGTCTAAAGAAAGTAATAGGTCAGGCCTTTCTCAGCTTTAGTAAACTTTCCTATGTTGTGACTGAACTTGAAGCAATTATTAATGACAGACCCTTAAGTTATATGGAAATGGAAGTTCATACCAaccagagcaccttggtttggagctATATGGGAAAGATTGATTGGTCTTTTGAAAACCTGTCTAAAGAAAGTAATAGGTCAGGCCTTTCTCAGCTTTAG
- the LOC137653981 gene encoding uncharacterized protein has protein sequence MESPSPDSEALQSFRANFECSIRSLESENLELNELYTILLHSKVPKSVSETVKRRSGDDWLVFDTFKKYLEEEIHNLRSFVSKDVSKPGTLSTISTFTVNQSQSVGPKSKGNVNKFSSQQTRKCALCEGEHWWTQCKTYASRDKKLSRLGLLRLCFVCASNKHFSVDCEKQICGNRCRLKHHRVLCDKQQTSEPSKSTNKSANKPNNNGVQVGTLSVCNQGQKPKQRSILPTATIVLKGKGRHLVRLRGLLDTCAERTFIRRSALKDVQYRSKGTEKIALRGYLTSKPVNEYETVSVSIPYKGRLIIMDCIVVDELPEYTKKFNVKRNLKTLCKTKICLADKDFDLPVDKQAPIDMLVDVDNVYNILHPGFRKAGKLILLPTIFGYVVTGSCKAPPVQETQVTVLKLATNEEVIEATHKFDNDIKNDLDILWNLDKVGIDCNELKEHDRKVLEDFESTIVYSEMEKQYVVALPWKSNKSRLPSNFGMALGRVKQQCAKFQKDEAYLNHYQKILKDQEDRGFIERVDKNNVVENCHYLAHHSVQKDSATTPIRIVFDCSWRQGKNGLSLNDSLWTGPHITTDLLKVLLQFRTNNYACISDIEKSFFMVQLREEDRNYTRFLWLQDPTDPNSELIIYRFRVVLFGPTCSPFLLNATIKSHLAAVRKDTSCTEMVDMMRRGLYVDNLQFTSNNEEELINLFFGANKIFAQAHLYSKDGLVIVIF, from the coding sequence ATGGAgtctccatctcctgattcagaagcATTGCAATCATTCAGAGCAAATTTTGAATGTTCTATCAGATCATTAGAGAGTGAAAATCTGGAGTTGAATGAGCTCTACACTATTTTGCTTCATAGCAAGGTGcctaagagtgttagtgaaactgTAAAACGCAGAAGTGGGGATGATTGGCTTGTATttgatacatttaagaaatatctggAAGAAGAAATTCACAATCTAAGATCTTTTGTTTCAAAGGATGTAAGTAAACCTGGAACTTTATCAACAATATCTACGTTCACAGTGAATCAATCACAATCTGTTGGACCTAAGAGtaaaggaaatgtgaataaatttagtTCTCAACAAACAAGAAAATGTGCATTGTGTGAAGGCGAACACTGGTGGACACAGTGTAAAACTTATGCCAGTAGGGATAAGAAACTGAGTCGTCTCGGGCTTTTAcgattatgttttgtgtgtgcatcgAATAAACACTTTAGTGTAGATTGTGAAAAACAAATTTGTGGAAACAGATGCAGATTAAAACATCATCGTGTATTATGTGATAAACAACAAACCAGCGAACCaagtaaatcaacaaataaatcagcaaataaacctaataataatggtgtgcaGGTTGGAACACTTTCCGTATGTAATCAGGGTCAGAAACCCAAGCAGAGGTCAATTTTACCAACAGCAACAATTGTGTTAAAAGGTAAAGGAAGACATTTGGTACGCCTTCGTGGATTATTGGACACTTGTGCAGAACGAACCTTTATCAGGAGGTCAGCACTTAAGGACGTACAGTATAGATCTAAAGGCACGGAAAAAATTGCCTTAAGGGGTTATTTGACAAGCAAACCTGTGAATGAGTATGAGACGGTTAGTGTTTCCATACCTTATAAGGGTAGATTGATTATTATGGATTGTATTGTGGTAGATGAGTTACCAGAGTATACTAAGAAATTCAACGTTAAACGAAATTTGAAAACGTTGtgtaaaaccaaaatttgtctagcgGACAAGGATTTCGATCTGCCTGTGGACAAGCAAGCACCCATTGATATGTTGGTAGACGTTGATAATGTCTATAACATATTACACCCCGGATTCAGGAAGGCTGGAAAATTGATATTGTTACCTACCATATTTGGATATGTTGTGACAGGGTCCTGTAAGGCCCCTCCAGTGCAGGAAACCCAGGTAACTGTGTTAAAGCTAGCAACCAACGAGGaagtaattgaagctactcataaatttgataatgatataaagaatgatttggatattttgtggaatttagatAAAGTAGGTATTGACTGCAATGAATTGAAAGAACATGATCGAAAGGTTCTTGAAGACTTTGAAAGTACCATTGTATATTCTGAAATGGAGAAGCAATATGTTGTGGCCTTACCATGGAAGTCTAATAAGTCAAGGCTTCCATCCAATTTTGGCATGGCTTTGGGCCGAGTTAAGCAACAGTGTGCAAAATTTCAGAAGGATGAAGCCTACCTGAACCACTATCAGAAAATCCTGAAGGATCAGGAGGATAGGGGGTTTATTGAAAGGGTAGATAAAAACAATGTGGTTGAAAATTGTCATTATCTAGCACATCATAGTGTACAGAAAGATAGTGCCACCACTCCAATCAGAATAGTTTTTGACTGTTCCTggagacaaggtaaaaatggattgagcCTTAACGACAGTCTGTGGACTGGACCACATATTACGACAGATTTGCTCAAGGTCTTATTGCAGTTCAGAACTAACAACTATGCCTGTATTAGTGATATAGAAAAATCGTTTTTTATGGTGCAATTGAGAGAAGAAGACCGCAATTACACACGGTTTTTATGGTTGCAAGACCCAACGGATCCAAATAgtgaattaattatatataggtTTAGGGTGGTATTGTTTGGGCCTACGTGTTCTCCGTTTCTGTTGAATGCCACTATCAAATCACATCTGGCAGCTGTAAGGAAAGATACGAGTTGTACTGAAATGGTGGATATGATGAGAAGGGGATTATACGTGGACAACCTTCAATTTACCTCCAATAATGAAGAAGAATTAATAAACTTGTTTTTtggcgcaaacaaaatatttgcacagGCGCACTTGTATTCAAAGGATGGACTAGTAATAGTGATCTTTTGA